In one Nostoc sp. KVJ3 genomic region, the following are encoded:
- a CDS encoding YihY/virulence factor BrkB family protein yields the protein MNLQAIWKLFQETFKEWSEDKASRLAAALAYYTIFSIAPLLIIVIAIAGAVFGEEAARGQIVGQIQGLVGPDGAEFIQTAIQNANKPHTGAIASIISVVVLLLGATGLFTELQDSLNTIWEVKPKPGRGVTNIIRLRVLSFAMVIGIGFLLLVSLVISTALAALVTFFSNLLPGVDYLWQIVNFIISFAITTFLFGLIFKVLPDVKIGWSDVLIGAMLTSFLFSIGRFLLGQYLGNGSFGSAYGAAGSLVVILAWVNYAAQILFFGAEFTQVYARRYGSGITPTKHAIPLSDNTEYNDKTPTRQSSTKKKLSSNLINRLFHSFKKPKRLKNRRRNQRF from the coding sequence ATGAATTTGCAGGCGATTTGGAAGTTATTCCAAGAGACATTCAAAGAATGGAGTGAGGATAAAGCGTCACGGTTAGCGGCAGCGTTAGCTTATTACACGATTTTTTCGATTGCACCGCTGTTAATTATTGTAATTGCGATCGCCGGGGCAGTATTTGGAGAAGAGGCGGCAAGGGGTCAAATAGTCGGACAAATTCAAGGTTTAGTCGGGCCAGATGGGGCAGAATTTATCCAAACAGCTATTCAGAATGCTAACAAACCACACACAGGAGCGATCGCTTCCATTATTAGTGTTGTAGTTTTGCTATTGGGTGCTACTGGTTTATTTACCGAGTTGCAAGATTCCCTGAACACGATTTGGGAAGTCAAACCCAAACCCGGACGTGGTGTAACTAACATCATTCGTCTACGCGTTTTGTCCTTTGCAATGGTCATAGGTATTGGTTTTTTACTGTTAGTTTCTCTGGTAATTAGTACGGCTTTAGCAGCATTAGTAACATTCTTTAGCAACTTGCTACCAGGTGTAGATTACCTCTGGCAGATTGTCAATTTCATCATTTCTTTTGCCATCACTACATTTCTGTTTGGACTCATTTTTAAAGTCCTGCCGGATGTCAAAATTGGTTGGAGTGATGTTTTAATTGGAGCTATGCTCACCTCGTTTTTGTTCTCGATTGGGAGATTTCTATTAGGACAATATTTAGGTAATGGTAGTTTTGGTTCAGCTTATGGTGCTGCTGGTTCACTGGTGGTAATTTTAGCTTGGGTTAACTATGCCGCACAGATTCTTTTTTTCGGTGCAGAATTTACCCAAGTTTATGCGAGAAGGTATGGAAGCGGCATAACCCCAACTAAACACGCCATCCCTTTATCTGATAACACAGAATATAATGATAAGACTCCAACGAGACAATCATCCACTAAGAAAAAGCTATCTTCTAACTTAATTAATCGCTTATTCCACTCTTTCAAAAAGCCCAAACGCTTAAAAAATAGAAGAAGAAATCAGCGATTTTAA
- a CDS encoding DUF421 domain-containing protein: MLTEKWFFIDWEAIFVPSISVFELIIRGSLVYLALFSVLRFLPSRQLGTLGITDLLVVVLFAEAAQNAMASNYTSITEGGILVGTVIFWSYLLNWLGYKIPQFQRFLNQPPLLLVKNGRMIQRHLQRELITDDELMSKLRQQGVEFLADVKFAYMEADGRISIITFDSKINSVPEPKTALKIDLH, from the coding sequence GTGCTAACGGAAAAATGGTTTTTTATAGATTGGGAGGCAATCTTTGTTCCTAGTATCAGCGTCTTTGAGTTGATTATCCGTGGGTCGCTGGTATATTTAGCACTGTTCTCAGTGTTACGTTTCCTTCCTAGCCGCCAACTAGGAACACTAGGAATTACTGATTTACTCGTAGTTGTGCTATTTGCTGAAGCTGCCCAAAATGCTATGGCAAGTAATTATACCTCGATTACTGAAGGCGGTATCTTAGTAGGAACTGTGATTTTTTGGAGTTATTTGTTGAACTGGTTAGGCTACAAAATACCCCAGTTCCAACGTTTTCTAAATCAGCCACCGCTACTACTGGTAAAAAATGGTCGGATGATTCAGCGTCATTTGCAACGAGAGTTAATTACAGACGATGAGTTGATGAGCAAGTTACGTCAGCAAGGTGTGGAATTTTTAGCCGATGTGAAGTTTGCATATATGGAGGCTGACGGTAGAATTAGCATCATCACCTTTGACTCAAAAATTAATTCCGTCCCTGAGCCAAAAACAGCATTAAAAATTGATCTACATTAA
- the purB gene encoding adenylosuccinate lyase — MIERYTLPEMANLWSEAYKLKTWLQVEIAVCEAQAELGYIPSEAVEEIKAKADFDPKRVLEIEAVVRHDVIAFLTNVNEYVGDAGRYIHLGLTSSDVLDTALALQLVASLDLLLQRLEDLIQVIREKAREHRHTVMAGRSHGIHAEPITFGFKLAGWLAEVLRHQERLRILHQTIAVGKISGAVGTYANVEPRIEAIACQKLGLQPDTASTQVISRDRHADYVQQLALVAASIERFAVEIRNLQKTDVLEVEEFFAKGQKGSSAMPHKRNPIRSERLTGMARLVRSHAGAALENVALWHERDISHSSVERVILPDACTLTHFMLSEITDLVKNLLVYPENMARNLNCYGGVVFSQKVLLALIDKGSNREEAYAIVQESAHVAWNKPGGNFQDLISKDPRVTEKLSPAELEVCFDPQQHLQHLEEVYQRLGI, encoded by the coding sequence GTGATTGAGCGCTATACTTTGCCCGAAATGGCTAATCTATGGAGTGAAGCCTATAAATTAAAAACTTGGCTGCAAGTCGAAATTGCTGTTTGTGAAGCTCAAGCTGAACTAGGTTACATTCCATCTGAGGCGGTTGAGGAAATTAAGGCTAAGGCAGATTTTGACCCCAAACGGGTGTTAGAAATTGAGGCTGTAGTCCGCCACGATGTCATTGCTTTCTTGACAAATGTTAACGAATATGTTGGTGATGCTGGACGCTACATTCACCTGGGTTTAACCAGTTCGGATGTTTTGGATACAGCTTTAGCACTGCAATTGGTTGCCAGCCTGGATCTATTATTGCAACGTTTGGAAGACTTGATTCAGGTAATTCGCGAAAAAGCACGGGAACATCGTCATACAGTCATGGCTGGCCGATCGCACGGTATTCATGCCGAACCAATTACTTTTGGTTTTAAGCTAGCTGGTTGGTTAGCAGAAGTGTTACGACACCAAGAACGTTTGAGAATACTCCACCAAACCATTGCTGTAGGTAAAATTTCCGGTGCAGTGGGAACTTATGCCAATGTTGAACCCCGTATAGAAGCGATCGCTTGCCAAAAACTCGGACTCCAACCCGATACAGCCTCAACACAGGTTATTTCCCGCGATCGCCACGCCGACTACGTGCAACAATTAGCTTTAGTAGCCGCATCCATCGAACGTTTTGCTGTAGAAATTCGCAATCTGCAAAAAACAGACGTTCTGGAAGTTGAAGAATTTTTCGCCAAAGGTCAGAAAGGCTCTTCAGCCATGCCACACAAGCGCAACCCCATCCGTTCGGAACGCCTAACGGGAATGGCGCGACTGGTCAGAAGTCATGCCGGTGCAGCCTTAGAAAACGTTGCTCTTTGGCATGAGAGGGATATTTCCCACAGTTCTGTAGAACGGGTGATTTTGCCAGACGCTTGTACTTTGACGCATTTTATGCTATCAGAAATAACCGACTTGGTAAAAAACCTGTTGGTCTATCCTGAAAACATGGCACGAAATCTCAACTGTTACGGCGGCGTTGTGTTCAGCCAAAAAGTGCTACTTGCCTTAATAGACAAGGGAAGCAACCGAGAAGAAGCTTATGCGATCGTCCAAGAAAGCGCTCACGTCGCTTGGAACAAACCAGGAGGTAATTTCCAGGACTTAATTAGCAAAGATCCTCGTGTTACCGAAAAGTTGTCCCCAGCAGAACTAGAAGTCTGTTTCGACCCCCAGCAGCATCTCCAGCATTTAGAAGAAGTTTACCAACGACTGGGAATTTAG
- a CDS encoding hybrid sensor histidine kinase/response regulator: MSEIISELWTNFFTSGSFIPHGHCYLWQTNLVWLHILSDAFIALAYYSIPATLFYFVRKRQDLPFDWIFLLFIAFIVACGTTHLIEIWTLWHPTYWISGFVKALTAMISVITAVQLVSLVPQALALPSPAQIEQANQELQTQIAERLRVEKELRKYQNHLEEMVAVRTNEITKTNEQLQKEILERQRILEVLRQSEERYRYLAEAIPQLVWTTDANGECDFFNQNWCEYTGLTLEQSLGSGWLAALHPDDIQNADEVWSNAVKNSTTYNNEYRFKRAADGSYRWQLARGLPLKDEQGVVVKWFGTCTDIHEQKQILEERAHLLELEQIARAKAETANRIKDEFLAVLSHELRTPLNAILGWSKLLQTRRLDQVKISEALATIERNATLQVQLIEDLLDISRILQGKLTLNITKINLQSTILSALETMRLAAETKLIEVSTVFEPNVGQVMGDSTRLQQVVWNLVSNAVKFTPKGGKIEVRLEQADGYAQIIVSDTGKGISPDFLPYVFDYFRQADSTSTRNFGGLGLGLAIVRNIIEIHGGIVKAKSEGEGKGAIFTVSLPLLPDESLSLADEKNDSTFLTPNSLPLSGVRILVVDDDADSRDFVAFVLEQDGAFVIAVSSALEALERLAQVKLDVLVSDIGMPEMDGYMLIHQVRTLIPEQGGQIPAIALTAFARNEDRQKALKAGFQMHLPKPLNPEELIAAIAQLVKIKV; this comes from the coding sequence ATGTCAGAAATTATATCAGAATTGTGGACTAATTTTTTTACATCAGGATCATTTATTCCACATGGGCACTGCTACCTATGGCAAACGAATTTAGTTTGGTTGCATATATTATCTGATGCGTTCATTGCACTAGCTTATTATTCGATCCCAGCTACACTATTTTACTTTGTTCGCAAGCGGCAGGATTTGCCATTTGATTGGATATTTCTGCTGTTTATTGCATTTATTGTAGCTTGTGGCACCACTCATCTAATAGAAATTTGGACACTTTGGCATCCCACTTATTGGATATCGGGGTTTGTCAAAGCATTAACTGCCATGATATCTGTAATTACAGCAGTACAACTTGTGTCTCTAGTTCCACAAGCATTAGCACTTCCTAGTCCGGCTCAAATAGAACAAGCAAATCAAGAACTTCAAACACAAATAGCCGAACGCTTACGGGTAGAAAAGGAACTGCGGAAATACCAAAATCATCTAGAAGAAATGGTTGCCGTTCGCACCAATGAAATTACTAAAACCAACGAACAACTACAAAAAGAAATCCTTGAACGCCAACGAATTTTAGAAGTTCTCCGACAAAGTGAAGAACGCTACCGTTATCTAGCTGAGGCAATTCCTCAACTTGTATGGACAACTGATGCTAACGGCGAATGTGATTTTTTTAATCAAAATTGGTGCGAATATACTGGGCTAACATTAGAGCAGTCTTTGGGTTCTGGTTGGTTAGCTGCATTGCATCCAGATGATATCCAAAATGCTGATGAAGTATGGTCTAATGCCGTAAAAAATAGCACTACATATAACAATGAATATCGCTTCAAACGGGCTGCTGATGGTTCCTATCGTTGGCAGCTAGCGCGAGGTTTACCACTTAAAGATGAGCAAGGTGTTGTAGTCAAGTGGTTTGGAACATGTACTGATATTCACGAACAAAAACAAATACTTGAAGAACGGGCACATCTGCTGGAATTAGAACAAATAGCACGAGCGAAAGCAGAAACAGCCAATCGAATTAAAGATGAATTTCTAGCCGTCCTCTCTCACGAATTACGCACTCCATTAAACGCAATTCTAGGCTGGTCAAAATTGTTGCAAACTCGCAGATTAGACCAAGTAAAAATATCAGAAGCACTAGCCACGATCGAGCGGAATGCCACTTTACAAGTTCAACTCATTGAAGACTTATTAGATATCTCCAGAATTTTACAGGGCAAGCTGACACTAAATATTACAAAGATTAACTTACAATCTACGATATTGTCGGCACTAGAGACAATGCGTTTAGCGGCAGAAACAAAGTTGATTGAGGTGAGTACAGTATTTGAACCGAATGTGGGACAAGTGATGGGCGACTCGACTCGTTTACAGCAAGTTGTCTGGAATCTTGTTTCTAACGCCGTCAAATTTACACCCAAGGGAGGAAAGATAGAAGTGCGATTAGAGCAAGCCGATGGTTATGCTCAAATCATAGTTAGCGATACAGGTAAGGGCATTAGCCCTGATTTTTTACCTTATGTATTTGATTATTTCCGCCAAGCAGATAGCACCTCTACAAGAAATTTTGGTGGATTAGGACTGGGGTTAGCAATTGTGCGTAATATCATCGAAATACATGGCGGCATCGTCAAAGCAAAGAGCGAAGGTGAGGGTAAAGGGGCAATATTTACTGTTAGTTTGCCGCTTCTGCCAGATGAAAGCCTAAGCCTAGCTGATGAGAAAAACGACTCTACATTCTTAACTCCTAATTCCTTACCCCTTAGTGGTGTTCGGATTTTAGTTGTGGATGATGATGCTGATTCACGAGATTTCGTTGCTTTTGTATTAGAACAAGACGGGGCTTTTGTCATCGCGGTATCTTCCGCATTAGAAGCATTAGAAAGGCTGGCACAGGTAAAGCTAGATGTATTGGTTAGCGATATTGGTATGCCTGAGATGGATGGCTATATGTTAATACATCAAGTGAGAACTTTGATCCCAGAACAAGGTGGACAAATCCCGGCAATTGCCTTGACTGCCTTTGCTAGAAATGAAGATCGGCAAAAAGCACTAAAAGCTGGGTTTCAGATGCATTTACCTAAGCCTCTTAACCCAGAAGAATTAATTGCGGCTATTGCTCAACTTGTCAAAATCAAAGTATAG
- a CDS encoding tetratricopeptide repeat protein produces MLETFPTSSIIAALVVILSLSILGYFAWKTLITSDLFQKGINLAQAKDYQGAEAAFRKVISLNSTNDVVRLFLGDVLNQQGQVEQATELFREVIRRSPKNPDAYLRLANILMQQEREEEAKTNLLQAKDLLQKQRQPEKAKKITHLLDKMSIKSSQS; encoded by the coding sequence ATGCTAGAAACCTTTCCTACCAGTTCTATTATCGCTGCTCTTGTAGTTATTTTGAGTTTGTCAATCCTGGGTTATTTTGCTTGGAAAACTTTGATTACCTCAGACTTGTTTCAAAAAGGAATCAATCTTGCTCAAGCCAAAGATTACCAAGGTGCAGAAGCAGCGTTTCGCAAAGTGATTTCCCTCAACTCTACTAATGATGTAGTACGCTTGTTTTTGGGAGATGTTTTAAACCAGCAAGGGCAAGTAGAGCAAGCAACGGAATTATTCCGAGAAGTGATTCGCCGCAGCCCAAAAAATCCCGATGCTTACTTGCGTCTGGCAAATATTCTCATGCAGCAAGAGCGAGAAGAAGAAGCTAAAACTAACCTGCTACAAGCTAAAGATTTATTGCAAAAACAACGCCAACCGGAAAAAGCTAAAAAAATCACTCACCTATTAGATAAAATGAGTATTAAGTCAAGTCAATCTTAG
- a CDS encoding homogentisate phytyltransferase encodes MSQSSQNTPLPRKPVQSYFHWLYAFWKFSRPHTIIGTSLSVLSLYLIAIAISNTTDSFFPTPHSLLPLLGAWIACLCGNVYIVGLNQLEDVDIDKINKPHLPLASGEFSQQTGQLIVASTGILALVVAWLTGPFLFGMVAISLAIGTAYSLPPIRLKQFPFWAALCIFSVRGTIVNLGLYLHYSWALKQSQIIPPVVWVLTLFILVFTFAIAIFKDIPDIEGDRLYNITTFTIKLGPQAVFNLALWVITVCYLGIILVGVLHIASVNPIFLVIAHLALLVWMWLRSLTVDLQDKSAIAQFYQFIWKLFFIEYLIFPIACLLA; translated from the coding sequence ATGAGCCAGAGTTCTCAAAACACCCCTTTGCCACGCAAACCTGTTCAATCATATTTTCATTGGTTATACGCTTTCTGGAAATTCTCTCGCCCTCATACGATTATTGGCACAAGTCTGAGTGTGTTGAGTTTATATTTGATCGCTATTGCCATTAGTAATACTACTGATTCTTTCTTCCCTACTCCCCACTCCCTACTGCCCTTATTAGGCGCATGGATTGCTTGTCTATGTGGCAATGTTTACATTGTAGGACTGAATCAATTAGAAGATGTTGATATTGACAAAATTAATAAACCTCATTTGCCGTTAGCATCAGGTGAGTTTTCTCAACAGACGGGGCAATTAATTGTCGCTTCTACAGGGATTTTGGCGCTAGTAGTGGCGTGGCTAACGGGGCCATTCTTATTTGGCATGGTGGCGATTAGTTTGGCTATTGGTACTGCTTATTCTTTACCGCCAATTCGCTTAAAACAGTTTCCCTTTTGGGCGGCGCTGTGTATTTTTTCGGTACGCGGTACGATTGTGAATTTGGGATTATATTTGCATTACAGTTGGGCGTTGAAACAAAGCCAAATAATTCCGCCTGTGGTGTGGGTGCTGACGTTATTTATCTTGGTGTTTACCTTTGCGATCGCAATTTTTAAAGATATCCCCGATATAGAAGGCGATCGCCTCTACAATATTACTACTTTCACGATCAAACTGGGCCCCCAAGCTGTGTTTAATCTAGCTCTTTGGGTGATAACTGTCTGTTATTTAGGGATAATTCTGGTAGGAGTGCTACACATCGCCTCAGTTAACCCCATCTTTCTGGTAATTGCTCATTTAGCGCTGCTGGTTTGGATGTGGTTGCGGAGTTTGACGGTAGACTTACAAGATAAAAGTGCGATCGCTCAATTCTACCAATTTATCTGGAAACTATTTTTTATCGAATATTTGATTTTTCCTATCGCTTGCCTCTTGGCTTAG
- the cobA gene encoding uroporphyrinogen-III C-methyltransferase → MNRTAKQENKYLGKVYLVGAGPGDAGLITLKAKGLLECADVVIYDALVSPAILAMINPQAEKINAGKRAGRHSLLQSETTQLLIEKAQDSAIVVRLKGGDPFIFGRGGEEMEELVNAGISTEVVPGITSGIAAAAYAGIPLTHRLYSSSVTFVTGHEAAGKYRPKVNWNAIAHGSETIVIYMGIHNLPYIVEQLSTAGLNGETPIALVRWGTRPEQEELIGTLETIVEQVEQTGFTAPAIAVIGQVVNMHSILSACRPV, encoded by the coding sequence ATGAACCGCACAGCAAAACAGGAGAACAAGTATTTGGGAAAGGTTTATTTAGTAGGTGCGGGGCCAGGAGATGCAGGGCTTATAACTCTGAAGGCAAAAGGTTTGTTGGAATGTGCAGATGTAGTTATCTATGATGCTTTAGTAAGTCCAGCAATTCTGGCAATGATTAATCCCCAAGCCGAAAAAATTAACGCTGGTAAGCGGGCGGGGAGACATTCGTTGTTGCAATCAGAAACAACTCAATTGCTGATTGAGAAAGCACAGGATAGTGCAATTGTAGTGCGGTTAAAGGGTGGCGATCCATTTATTTTTGGTCGCGGCGGTGAGGAAATGGAAGAATTAGTCAACGCGGGGATATCAACGGAAGTTGTGCCGGGTATCACATCGGGGATTGCGGCTGCGGCTTATGCAGGTATTCCTTTGACTCATCGGCTGTATAGTTCATCTGTGACATTTGTAACTGGTCACGAGGCAGCAGGTAAGTATAGACCGAAAGTGAATTGGAATGCGATCGCACACGGTTCCGAAACCATTGTAATTTATATGGGTATTCACAACCTGCCTTATATCGTGGAACAGTTAAGCACAGCTGGGTTGAATGGAGAAACCCCTATTGCTTTAGTGCGCTGGGGGACGCGCCCAGAACAAGAAGAATTGATTGGGACTTTAGAAACAATTGTAGAGCAGGTAGAGCAAACTGGATTTACTGCACCTGCGATCGCAGTTATTGGACAAGTGGTAAATATGCACAGTATTTTGTCTGCTTGTCGTCCAGTTTGA
- a CDS encoding sirohydrochlorin chelatase produces the protein MPTSSAYLLVSHGSRDRRPEVAMQQLAKLVCKKLPKNHNALNSEHLVGIAALEMSLQPLHEQIQQFAKSAFGNRQLFQKDNCLKIVPLFLLPGVHVMTDIPAEVALAQRTIGQDVMIELQPHLGSHPNLEKLLAKQIATIKAEVWILLAHGSRRPGSQETVEAMATNLSAVAAYWAGPPSLQSRVTELVAAGYREIAILPYFLFAGGITDAIAASIEELKLQFSAVNFQLAQPLGASAELAQLIWDLTE, from the coding sequence TTGCCAACGTCATCTGCCTATCTGCTAGTATCCCACGGAAGCCGCGATCGCCGCCCAGAAGTCGCTATGCAGCAACTAGCAAAGCTAGTATGCAAAAAATTGCCAAAGAATCATAACGCATTAAATAGCGAACATTTGGTTGGTATAGCTGCTTTAGAAATGAGTCTTCAGCCTTTACACGAGCAGATTCAACAATTTGCCAAGAGTGCTTTTGGCAATCGCCAACTATTTCAAAAGGACAATTGTCTAAAAATTGTACCGCTATTTCTGCTGCCGGGAGTGCATGTGATGACAGATATTCCCGCCGAAGTAGCGCTAGCACAAAGGACTATTGGTCAAGATGTCATGATTGAGTTGCAGCCACATTTAGGCTCTCACCCCAATTTAGAGAAATTGCTGGCCAAGCAAATAGCTACTATAAAAGCAGAAGTATGGATTCTCTTAGCTCATGGTAGCCGTCGCCCAGGTTCTCAAGAAACTGTAGAAGCAATGGCAACGAATTTATCAGCAGTGGCTGCTTATTGGGCTGGGCCTCCTAGTTTACAATCACGGGTGACAGAGTTGGTAGCTGCTGGTTATAGGGAAATTGCAATTTTGCCATACTTTTTATTTGCTGGTGGAATAACTGATGCGATCGCAGCCTCCATAGAGGAGTTAAAATTACAATTTTCTGCGGTAAATTTCCAATTGGCGCAGCCACTGGGAGCAAGTGCAGAATTAGCCCAGCTAATTTGGGATTTAACAGAATAG
- a CDS encoding pentapeptide repeat-containing protein: MIAIENMSSKHKAIDLPNLPSHETMDKGIPDSQLYELESYKNVYLSNCQIEGTKGVDFQYAYFDNVKAINTYFKKLTLQDVRITKSDFANTEWEEASLNRVEFINCRLLGFKAIKSRLKNVIFKGCQGQLSQFNASKFDNAIFDNCILEDSTFIESSLINVKFVNCQMNNVILTDAKFKNTDFRGSNIEGLQIKISQLQGAILDVFQAAYILQRYANVIVKAVDEETMDNA, encoded by the coding sequence ATGATTGCAATTGAAAATATGTCTAGCAAACATAAAGCTATTGATCTTCCTAATTTACCTTCACATGAAACAATGGATAAGGGGATACCAGATAGCCAATTATATGAATTAGAAAGTTATAAAAATGTATATTTATCAAATTGCCAGATTGAAGGAACTAAAGGAGTAGATTTTCAGTATGCATACTTTGATAATGTTAAAGCTATAAATACTTACTTTAAAAAGCTGACTCTCCAAGATGTTAGAATTACTAAAAGTGATTTCGCTAATACTGAATGGGAAGAGGCTTCACTTAATAGAGTTGAATTTATTAACTGTAGGTTGCTAGGATTTAAAGCAATAAAGTCCAGGTTAAAAAATGTTATTTTTAAAGGCTGTCAAGGACAATTATCACAATTTAATGCAAGTAAATTTGATAATGCTATTTTTGACAATTGTATCCTTGAAGATTCTACATTTATAGAATCTTCTCTCATTAATGTAAAATTTGTAAATTGCCAAATGAATAATGTTATTCTTACTGATGCTAAGTTTAAAAACACAGATTTCCGAGGTTCTAATATAGAAGGTTTACAAATTAAGATAAGTCAGCTTCAAGGTGCAATTTTAGATGTATTCCAAGCTGCTTATATTCTTCAAAGGTATGCAAATGTAATAGTTAAAGCTGTTGATGAAGAAACAATGGATAATGCATAA
- a CDS encoding DUF4359 domain-containing protein — protein MKALTIIAYTGAAAGLAALGVTMAKTNPSQVEYEEYAVQRLTKYLKTDVCKKTTNILENLIHFNCEKLVDSANPQMQEIIARTTERQNYMIFSIYRTDLKINAWMPSYKFETVGAFDQFYTYTAEEQ, from the coding sequence ATGAAAGCCCTAACCATCATTGCATATACTGGAGCAGCAGCAGGACTAGCCGCCTTGGGTGTGACAATGGCGAAGACTAATCCGAGTCAGGTGGAATATGAAGAATATGCAGTGCAACGGTTAACGAAATACTTAAAAACCGATGTATGTAAAAAAACTACGAATATTCTAGAAAATTTAATCCATTTTAATTGTGAGAAGTTGGTTGACTCAGCTAACCCACAAATGCAAGAAATTATTGCCAGGACTACAGAAAGACAAAACTACATGATTTTTAGCATTTACCGTACAGATTTAAAAATAAATGCTTGGATGCCTTCTTACAAGTTTGAAACAGTGGGAGCTTTTGATCAATTTTATACTTACACTGCCGAAGAACAATAA
- a CDS encoding class I SAM-dependent methyltransferase: MQLRPNQRLKLDDKDDKLFYAYPRFVTHVDEGFIQQLTDLYRDRLKPNTRIFDMMSSWVSHLPEEMQFSHVEGHGLNGEELARNPRLNHYFVQNLNENPQLPLPNEDFDAVLNCVSVQYIQYPEAVFSEIYRILKPGGVAIISFSNRMFFEKAIQVWREASEAQRVELVKAYFASVPGFTTAEVIAHKSTLPNFLQWLGATGGDPFYAVIAYRN; encoded by the coding sequence ATGCAGTTAAGACCAAATCAACGCCTGAAATTAGACGACAAAGACGATAAGCTGTTTTATGCCTATCCCCGCTTCGTCACCCATGTCGATGAAGGATTTATTCAACAGCTAACAGATTTATATCGCGATCGCCTCAAACCCAACACCCGTATTTTTGATATGATGAGCAGCTGGGTGTCACATCTGCCAGAAGAGATGCAATTTTCCCATGTGGAAGGACACGGACTCAATGGTGAGGAATTAGCACGAAACCCCCGCTTAAATCATTACTTTGTGCAAAATCTCAATGAGAATCCGCAGCTACCTTTACCAAATGAAGATTTTGATGCTGTTCTTAATTGCGTATCTGTGCAGTACATACAATATCCAGAAGCAGTATTTTCGGAAATTTACCGCATCCTGAAACCTGGTGGTGTCGCAATTATCAGCTTTTCTAATCGGATGTTTTTTGAAAAGGCAATTCAAGTTTGGCGGGAGGCTTCAGAAGCACAACGAGTAGAATTAGTCAAAGCCTACTTCGCCTCAGTTCCAGGATTTACAACCGCAGAAGTTATAGCTCATAAGTCAACATTACCGAATTTCTTACAGTGGTTAGGTGCCACTGGAGGAGATCCATTTTATGCTGTCATAGCTTACCGCAATTAA
- a CDS encoding MarR family winged helix-turn-helix transcriptional regulator — MVSTSNHSPALDSWQQNLAPYNLGYRIKLVSQLLSRKFTERLEPFGLTPFHWLVLCCLWQEDGLPTSSIGDKLKQVGGTLTGVLDRMEERGLVRRERDTHDRRIWRIWLTDAGKELEAILPPIAAAVRDEAMEGISFADREVFSQILNRAIANLS; from the coding sequence ATGGTTTCTACATCTAATCATTCTCCAGCTTTAGACTCGTGGCAACAAAATCTAGCACCATACAATTTGGGCTATAGAATCAAATTGGTGTCACAATTGCTCAGTCGCAAGTTTACTGAGAGGCTAGAACCCTTTGGACTTACGCCATTTCATTGGTTAGTGTTGTGCTGTTTGTGGCAAGAAGATGGTTTACCGACTTCTAGTATTGGAGACAAACTCAAACAAGTGGGAGGGACTTTAACAGGCGTATTAGATCGGATGGAAGAACGCGGTTTGGTGCGTCGAGAACGTGACACCCACGATCGCCGCATTTGGCGAATCTGGTTAACAGATGCAGGTAAGGAACTAGAAGCTATTTTACCGCCGATCGCGGCCGCTGTGCGCGATGAAGCAATGGAGGGTATTTCCTTTGCCGATCGGGAAGTGTTTTCCCAAATCTTGAATCGGGCGATCGCTAACCTCTCCTAA